A genomic segment from Juglans regia cultivar Chandler chromosome 14, Walnut 2.0, whole genome shotgun sequence encodes:
- the LOC108998930 gene encoding uncharacterized protein LOC108998930 translates to MGATERPYSMMEVFRSAMVDSKLNEVPFEGDYFTWSNRREGLHFTKEKLDRALGNLSWFSLFPDYYVSTLSAYCSNHCPILLTTGAGLTTGMRNQRPFRYEANWDSREECGDLIKKAWDNISHQRSQETSESLLRCKELLQQWSKSNF, encoded by the coding sequence ATGGGGGCAACGGAGAGACCTTATAGTATGATGGAAGTTTTTAGATCAGCAATGGTGGATAGTAAACTAAATGAAGTACCTTTTGAAGGTGATTATTTCACCTGGAGCAATAGAAGAGAGGGCCTTCATTTCACAAAAGAGAAATTGGATAGGGCCTTGGGGAATTTGTCTTGGTTCTCCCTTTTTCCTGACTACTATGTTTCAACCTTAAGTGCCTATTGTTCTAACCACTGCCCCATCCTTCTAACCACTGGTGCAGGCTTGACAACTGGTATGAGAAACCAAAGGCCATTTAGATATGAAGCCAACTGGGATTCTCGAGAAGAATGTGGTGATTTGATTAAAAAGGCCTGGGACAACATCTCACACCAAAGATCACAGGAAACATCAGAGAGCCTTCTCAGGTGCAAGGAACTTCTGCAGCAATGGAGCAAGAGCAATTTTTAG